A single region of the Chitinophaga niabensis genome encodes:
- the plsY gene encoding glycerol-3-phosphate 1-O-acyltransferase PlsY produces the protein MTELLLLIGAYLIGSFATAVWVSKGVFGMDIREHGSGNAGATNTFRVLGPKAGTFVMVVDMLKGVLAVRLSYLLPIYNEPDQITQLVNLQVGLGLAAVVGHIFPIWAGFRGGKGIATLFGMVLAIQPLVALCCVGVFLMILFLTRYVSLSSIIASIAFPVLILFIFREKEVFYRIFAIAVALMVVLTHQKNIARLLTGSESKVPLFKNRKNKHDRA, from the coding sequence ATGACTGAATTATTGCTACTAATAGGTGCCTATCTTATTGGCTCTTTTGCCACCGCCGTATGGGTGAGTAAAGGGGTTTTCGGGATGGATATTCGCGAACATGGTTCCGGTAATGCCGGTGCCACCAACACTTTCCGTGTATTGGGCCCTAAAGCCGGTACCTTTGTGATGGTCGTGGATATGCTCAAGGGCGTATTAGCCGTAAGATTATCCTATTTGCTCCCTATTTACAACGAACCGGATCAGATCACGCAACTGGTGAACCTCCAGGTAGGCTTGGGCCTTGCGGCCGTAGTGGGTCATATCTTCCCCATTTGGGCAGGTTTCCGTGGCGGTAAAGGTATTGCCACCCTCTTCGGGATGGTGCTTGCCATTCAGCCCTTAGTGGCCCTGTGTTGCGTAGGCGTATTCCTTATGATCCTTTTCCTTACCAGGTACGTTTCTTTAAGTTCTATTATTGCCAGTATCGCATTCCCAGTGCTGATACTTTTCATATTCCGTGAAAAAGAGGTATTCTATCGCATCTTTGCCATAGCTGTGGCTTTAATGGTGGTATTAACCCACCAGAAGAACATTGCCAGGTTACTTACCGGCAGCGAAAGCAAAGTACCCCTGTTCAAGAATCGCAAAAACAAGCACGACAGAGCGTAG
- a CDS encoding M48 family metallopeptidase, translating into MKKIALLFVAGTGLLYACTRVPITGRSQLNLIPESTIQSMALQEYQTFLSQNKTVSPTGSKDAEMVRRVGGRIAQAVTTYMAQNNLGNEVANYKWEFNLVNDKQVNAWCMPGGKVVVYTGLLPVTQNETALACVMGHEIAHAIARHGNERMSQGLVAQGIQVAGAVALNKNPQAQNIFMQAFNVGGPLGLMAYGRQNELEADHLGLIFMAMAGYNPQEAVPFWTRMANTGGQKPPELLSTHPSDERRIAQLQKLMPEAMKYYSTQR; encoded by the coding sequence ATGAAAAAAATTGCATTGTTATTTGTAGCCGGTACGGGTTTGCTGTATGCATGTACCCGTGTACCGATTACAGGCCGTAGCCAGTTAAACCTCATCCCTGAAAGCACCATCCAATCCATGGCCTTGCAGGAGTATCAGACCTTTCTTTCTCAGAATAAAACTGTTTCTCCCACCGGCAGCAAGGATGCTGAGATGGTAAGGAGGGTAGGAGGCCGGATTGCCCAGGCCGTAACCACTTATATGGCACAGAACAACCTGGGTAACGAAGTGGCCAACTACAAATGGGAATTCAATCTTGTGAACGATAAACAGGTGAATGCCTGGTGTATGCCAGGAGGAAAGGTGGTAGTATATACCGGCCTTTTACCCGTAACACAGAACGAAACCGCGCTGGCTTGCGTAATGGGCCACGAGATCGCCCATGCCATCGCCCGCCATGGTAACGAACGTATGAGCCAGGGACTCGTAGCCCAGGGGATCCAGGTAGCAGGTGCTGTTGCCCTCAACAAGAACCCCCAGGCCCAGAATATCTTCATGCAGGCCTTCAACGTAGGCGGCCCCCTCGGCCTCATGGCCTATGGCCGCCAGAATGAGCTGGAAGCAGACCACCTCGGCCTGATCTTTATGGCCATGGCCGGCTACAACCCGCAGGAAGCCGTTCCCTTCTGGACCCGCATGGCCAATACAGGCGGCCAAAAACCACCTGAACTGCTCAGCACTCACCCCAGCGACGAACGCCGCATCGCCCAATTACAGAAGCTGATGCCCGAAGCCATGAAGTACTACAGTACCCAGCGCTAA